Proteins co-encoded in one Scomber scombrus chromosome 14, fScoSco1.1, whole genome shotgun sequence genomic window:
- the cfap298 gene encoding cilia- and flagella-associated protein 298 isoform X2 yields MVLLHLKRGDESQFLFNTTVDAPLETAIKQITAIYNGRLKVDRICSEIPELADHGITLPPNMQGLTGEQIVELNLRDEWEDNCVPSGGPVLRKDEIGRRNGQAPNDKMKEVLMRTMEEAKALISKKQVPANVCLTMEMVKEALDLLRGAVMIVYPMDLPPHDPIRMEFEDREDLSGTQVITEGECQLWWAGKEMQRGKKLQDYIGKNEKTKLVIKIQKKGQGAPAREPLLTDEQQKNMMMHYHRRQEQLKKLQDADDDSYHDSDWSDRQALKRQFQGLTNIKWGPR; encoded by the exons ATGGTGCTGCTGCATTTGAAGCGCGGAGATGAGAGCCAGTTTCTTTTCAACACCACAGTGGACGCGCCTCTGGAGACGGCCATCAAGCAAATTACTGCTATTTACAACGGGAGGCTCAAAGTGGACAGAATATGTTCAG AGATCCCAGAGCTAGCAGACCACGGCATTACTCTGCCACCCAACATGCAGGGGCTGACAGGGGAGCAGATTGTGGAGCTGAACCTGAGAGATGAATGGGAAGATAATTGTGTGCCCAGCGGAGGACCGGTACTGAGGAAGGATGAGATCGGTAGGAGGAATGGACAAG CTCCAAATGATAAAATGAAGGAGGTATTAATGAGAACAATGGAGGAGGCAAAGGCACTTATCTCTAAA AAACAAGTTCCAGCTAATGTGTGCCTTACCATGGAGATGGTAAAAGAAGCTCTAGATCTGCTAAGGGGTGCGGTCATGATTGTGTATCCCATGGACCTGCCTCCTCATGACCCTATCAGGATGGAGTTTGAGGACCGGGAAGACCTTTCAGGAACACAG GTGATCACGGAGGGCGAGTGCCAGCTATGGTGGGCTGGCAAAGAGatgcagagagggaaaaaactGCAGGACTACATAGGCAAAAATGAAAAGACCAAACTTGTGATTAAAATCCAAAAG AAAGGGCAGGGGGCACCAGCGAGAGAGCCTCTGCTCACTGATGAGCAGCAGAAAAACATGATGATGCATTACCACAGAAGACAGGAGCAGCTCAAG AAACTGCAGGACGCAGATGATGATAGCTATCACGACTCAGACTGGTCTGACAGACAGGCCCTCAAAAGACAGTTTCAAGGCCTCACAAACATAAAATGGGGACCGAGATAA
- the eva1c gene encoding protein eva-1 homolog C: protein MSWTRPCHGVDWSHSLFYLTLLLWTRRMNGLADFSNYLVRIITSHSAHACDGQPLRLHCPRHSTISIQSAFYGSSEARLCRADPTLRAQNHSCSAFTALQKLLSECQSHRDCQLPVNPLLFGKDPCPGTTKYLHVDYKCKPTEHKRHVACEGETMVLHCKPPRVLNIYAAVYGRGLSQTDTCPSHLTRPPPFECLNHEAVQLVSKACYSKQTCAVAVSNKTFRDPCFPGTRKYLSVVYSCVPRTLLKEADPSIFSSTSSPIVSTEKGSPADLEEPVSKEARRPENSGAMMSNSLLTYAYIKEHPEMAALLFTSSVCVGLLLTLLAVSVRVTCKGHRLRDQRLAPRSHSQTANCQENEDDEEEEDDDDDDEEEGTESSLISATERKAIYGWEEVTYVSEAAERAERIERREMIIQEIWMNAYLNGSSC, encoded by the exons ATGAGCTGGACGCGTCCTTGCCACGGAGTGGACTGGAGCCACAGCCTCTTTTACCTGACTTTACTGCTGTGGACCAGACGCATGAATGGACTGGCTGATTTCTCAA ACTACCTGGTCAGAATCATCACCAGTCATTCGGCTCACGCGTGTGATGGACAGCCTCTGCGACTCCATTGTCCACGTCACTCCACCATCTCCATCCAGTCTGCCTTCTACGGGAGCAGTGAGGCGAGGCTGTGCAGAGCAGACCCTACACTCAGAGCCCAAAACCACAGCTGTTCAGCTTTTACTGCTCTACAG AAGCTGCTGTCAGAGTGCCAGAGCCACAGAGATTGTCAGCTGCCTGTCAATCCCCTGCTATTTGGGAAGGACCCCTGTCCTGGAACTACCAAATACCTTCATGTGGACTACAAGTGTAAACCAA CTGAACACAAAAGACATGTGGCATGTGAGGGAGAGACCATGGTCCTGCACTGTAAGCCCCCCAGGGTGCTGAACATCTATGCAGCTGTCTATGGGAGAGGTCTGAGCCAGACTGACACCTGCCCCTCACACCTGACAAGACCACCCCCATTTG AGTGTCTGAACCATGAGGCTGTCCAGTTGGTGTCCAAGGCCTGCTATAGCAAACAGACTTGTGCTGTTGCCGTCAGCAACAAGACCTTTAGGGATCCCTGCTTTCCAGGAACCAGGAAGTACCTCAGTGTGGTCTATTCTTGTG TGCCAAGGACTTTACTAAAGGAGGCAGACCCCAGCATATTCAGCTCCACCTCATCTCCTATTGTGAGCACAGAAAAAG GCTCTCCTGCAGATCTGGAGGAACCTGTTTCCAAAGAGGCAAGAAGGCCAGAGAACTCAGGAGCCATGATGAGCAACTCTCTCCTGACCTATGCCTACATTAAAG AGCATCCAGAAATGGCAGCGCTGTTGTTCACCTCCAGCGTGTGTGTCGGTCTTCTGCTCACACTGCTGGCCGTATCAGTTCGAGTGACCTGCAAAGGGCATCGGCTTAGAGATCAGAGACTCGCACCCAGGTCCCACAGTCAGACTGCCAACTGCCAAGAGAATGAGGacgatgaggaagaggaagatgatgatgatgatgatgaagaagagggAACAGAAAGCTCTTTAATCTCAGCCACAGAAAGGAAGGCAATATATGGCTGGGAGGAGGTGACTTATGTGAGTGAGGCAGCGGAACGGGCAGAGAGGATTGAGCGCAGAGAGATGATCATACAAGAGATTTGGATGAATGCCTATCTGAATGGCAGCTCATGTTAA
- the cfap298 gene encoding cilia- and flagella-associated protein 298 isoform X1 — MVLLHLKRGDESQFLFNTTVDAPLETAIKQITAIYNGRLKVDRICSEIPELADHGITLPPNMQGLTGEQIVELNLRDEWEDNCVPSGGPVLRKDEIGRRNGQAPNDKMKEVLMRTMEEAKALISKKQVPANVCLTMEMVKEALDLLRGAVMIVYPMDLPPHDPIRMEFEDREDLSGTQASLQVITEGECQLWWAGKEMQRGKKLQDYIGKNEKTKLVIKIQKKGQGAPAREPLLTDEQQKNMMMHYHRRQEQLKKLQDADDDSYHDSDWSDRQALKRQFQGLTNIKWGPR, encoded by the exons ATGGTGCTGCTGCATTTGAAGCGCGGAGATGAGAGCCAGTTTCTTTTCAACACCACAGTGGACGCGCCTCTGGAGACGGCCATCAAGCAAATTACTGCTATTTACAACGGGAGGCTCAAAGTGGACAGAATATGTTCAG AGATCCCAGAGCTAGCAGACCACGGCATTACTCTGCCACCCAACATGCAGGGGCTGACAGGGGAGCAGATTGTGGAGCTGAACCTGAGAGATGAATGGGAAGATAATTGTGTGCCCAGCGGAGGACCGGTACTGAGGAAGGATGAGATCGGTAGGAGGAATGGACAAG CTCCAAATGATAAAATGAAGGAGGTATTAATGAGAACAATGGAGGAGGCAAAGGCACTTATCTCTAAA AAACAAGTTCCAGCTAATGTGTGCCTTACCATGGAGATGGTAAAAGAAGCTCTAGATCTGCTAAGGGGTGCGGTCATGATTGTGTATCCCATGGACCTGCCTCCTCATGACCCTATCAGGATGGAGTTTGAGGACCGGGAAGACCTTTCAGGAACACAG GCGTCACTGCAGGTGATCACGGAGGGCGAGTGCCAGCTATGGTGGGCTGGCAAAGAGatgcagagagggaaaaaactGCAGGACTACATAGGCAAAAATGAAAAGACCAAACTTGTGATTAAAATCCAAAAG AAAGGGCAGGGGGCACCAGCGAGAGAGCCTCTGCTCACTGATGAGCAGCAGAAAAACATGATGATGCATTACCACAGAAGACAGGAGCAGCTCAAG AAACTGCAGGACGCAGATGATGATAGCTATCACGACTCAGACTGGTCTGACAGACAGGCCCTCAAAAGACAGTTTCAAGGCCTCACAAACATAAAATGGGGACCGAGATAA